A genomic stretch from Pseudomonadota bacterium includes:
- a CDS encoding ferredoxin:thioredoxin reductase: protein MADKNRPSEKNFDKMWKYAEKFAEKSGTSLHPDRSITEAVVLGLAENLDTIGRPLCPCNFYPNKGEEAKNRRWMCACDEMQIFKYCHCLLFVTPEGLPVTEYLPEEHEGRRTYGLVADPSPEKGRALRDKAAEAREQMVDNGAGLTTPIWPAGETTA from the coding sequence ATGGCCGATAAGAACCGCCCCAGTGAGAAGAACTTCGACAAGATGTGGAAGTATGCCGAGAAGTTCGCCGAGAAGAGCGGCACCTCGTTGCATCCGGATCGCTCCATCACCGAGGCGGTGGTGCTCGGCCTGGCCGAGAACCTCGATACCATCGGCCGCCCCTTGTGCCCGTGCAACTTCTACCCGAACAAGGGCGAGGAGGCGAAGAACCGTCGCTGGATGTGCGCCTGTGACGAGATGCAGATCTTCAAGTACTGCCACTGCCTGCTCTTCGTGACGCCCGAAGGTCTCCCCGTCACCGAGTATCTGCCGGAAGAGCACGAGGGACGTCGCACCTACGGTCTGGTGGCCGATCCATCGCCCGAGAAGGGGAGGGCGCTTCGCGACAAGGCGGCCGAGGCGCGCGAGCAGATGGTCGACAACGGGGCGGGTCTGACCACGCCCATCTGGCCTGCCGGCGAGACGACCGCCTGA